One window from the genome of Enterobacteriaceae bacterium Kacie_13 encodes:
- the rpoB gene encoding DNA-directed RNA polymerase subunit beta translates to MVYSYTEKKRIRKDFGKRPQVLDIPFLLSIQLDSFQKFIEQDPEGQHGLEAAFRSVFPIKSYSGNSELQYVSYRLGEPVFDVKECQIRGVTFSAPLRVKLRLVIYEREAPEGTVKDIKEQEVYMGEIPLMTENGTFVINGTERVIVSQLHRSPGVFFDSDKGKTHSSGKVLYNARIIPYRGSWLDFEFDPKDNLFVRIDRRRKLPATIILRALSYTTEQILDLFFEKVTYQIRDNKLQMELVPERLRGETASFDIEADGKVYIEKGRRITARHIRQLEKDDIQRIEVPVEYIAGKVVAKDYIDTNTGELIVPANMELSLDLLAKLSQAGHKTIETLFTNDLDHGAYMSETIRVDPTSDRLSALVEIYRMMRPGEPPTREAAETLFENLFFSEDRYDLSAVGRMKFNRSLLRDEIEGSGILSKDDIIQVMRKLIGIRNGQGEVDDIDHLGNRRIRSVGEMAENQFRVGLVRVERAVKERLSLGDLDTLMPQDMINAKPISAAVKEFFGSSQLSQFMDQNNPLSEITHKRRISALGPGGLTRERAGFEVRDVHPTHYGRVCPIETPEGPNIGLINSLSVYAQTNEYGFLETPYRRVREGMVTDEINYLSAIEEGNFVIAQANSNLDDEGHFLEDLVTCRSKGESSLFSRDQVDYMDVSTQQIVSVGASLIPFLEHDDANRALMGANMQRQAVPTLRADKPLVGTGMERAVAVDSGVTAVAKRGGTVQYVDASRIVIRVNEEEMNPGEAGIDIYNLTKYTRSNQNTCINQMPCVNLGEPIERGDVLADGPSTDLGELALGQNMRVAFMPWNGYNFEDSILVSERVVQEDRFTTIHIQELACVSRDTKLGPEEITADIPNVGEAALSKLDESGIVYIGAEVTGGDILVGKVTPKGETQLTPEEKLLRAIFGEKASDVKDSSLRVPNGVSGTIIDVQVFTRDGVEKDKRALEIEEMQLKQAKKDLTEELQILEAGLFARIQSALVAGGVEADKLGKLPRDRWLELSLTDEDKQNQLEQLAEQYDELKSEFEKKLEAKRRKITQGDDLAPGVLKIVKVYLAVKRQIQPGDKMAGRHGNKGVISKINPIEDMPYDENGTPVDIVLNPLGVPSRMNIGQILETHLGMAAKGIGEKINAMLKKHEEVSKLREFIQRAYDLGDDVRQKVDLTTFTDDEVLRLAENLKKGMPIATPVFDGAKETEIKQLLEMGGVPTSGQITLFDGRTGEQFERQVTVGYMYMLKLNHLVDDKMHARSTGSYSLVTQQPLGGKAQFGGQRFGEMEVWALEAYGAAYTLQEMLTVKSDDVNGRTKMYKNIVDGDHRMEPGMPESFNVLLKEIRSLGINIELEDE, encoded by the coding sequence TACGGTCAAAGACATCAAGGAACAAGAAGTCTATATGGGCGAAATTCCGCTCATGACCGAAAATGGTACCTTTGTGATTAACGGTACTGAGAGGGTTATCGTATCTCAGCTTCACCGTAGTCCAGGCGTATTCTTTGACAGTGATAAGGGTAAAACCCACTCATCGGGTAAAGTGCTGTACAACGCACGTATCATCCCTTATCGCGGTTCATGGTTAGATTTCGAGTTCGACCCGAAAGATAACCTGTTTGTACGTATTGACCGTCGCCGTAAATTACCAGCGACCATCATTCTGCGTGCATTGAGCTATACCACAGAACAGATCCTTGACCTGTTCTTTGAGAAGGTGACTTACCAGATCCGCGACAACAAGTTGCAGATGGAACTGGTACCTGAGCGCCTGCGCGGTGAAACAGCCTCGTTTGATATCGAAGCTGATGGCAAAGTCTATATTGAGAAAGGCCGCCGTATCACTGCTCGCCATATTCGTCAGCTTGAAAAAGACGATATTCAGCGCATCGAAGTTCCTGTTGAGTACATCGCAGGGAAAGTAGTTGCTAAAGACTACATCGACACCAATACCGGTGAGCTGATTGTCCCTGCGAACATGGAATTGTCTCTGGATCTGCTGGCGAAACTGAGCCAGGCCGGACACAAAACAATTGAAACGCTGTTTACCAACGATCTCGATCATGGCGCGTACATGTCCGAGACCATCCGCGTCGACCCAACCAGCGATCGTTTGAGCGCATTGGTTGAGATCTACCGCATGATGCGTCCTGGTGAGCCGCCAACGCGTGAAGCAGCTGAGACTCTGTTCGAAAACCTCTTCTTCTCTGAAGATCGTTACGACCTGTCTGCTGTTGGCCGTATGAAGTTCAACCGTTCTCTGCTTCGTGATGAAATCGAAGGTTCAGGTATCCTGAGCAAAGACGACATCATTCAGGTGATGAGAAAGCTGATCGGCATTCGTAACGGCCAGGGCGAAGTGGATGATATTGACCACTTAGGCAACCGTCGTATTCGTTCTGTCGGCGAAATGGCTGAAAACCAATTCCGTGTTGGTTTGGTCCGTGTTGAGCGTGCTGTTAAAGAGCGTCTGTCTCTTGGCGACCTCGACACTCTGATGCCTCAGGACATGATCAACGCTAAGCCGATTTCGGCTGCGGTGAAAGAGTTCTTCGGCTCAAGCCAGCTGTCACAATTTATGGACCAGAACAACCCGTTGTCTGAGATCACGCACAAACGTCGTATCTCTGCATTGGGCCCGGGCGGTTTGACCCGTGAACGTGCTGGCTTTGAAGTTCGAGACGTACACCCGACGCACTACGGTCGCGTATGTCCTATCGAAACGCCAGAAGGTCCAAACATCGGTCTGATCAACTCCTTATCTGTCTATGCGCAGACGAATGAGTATGGTTTCCTGGAAACCCCTTACCGCCGTGTGCGTGAAGGTATGGTTACCGATGAAATTAACTACCTTTCTGCCATCGAAGAAGGCAACTTTGTTATCGCTCAGGCGAACTCCAACCTGGATGACGAAGGCCACTTCCTGGAAGATTTAGTCACTTGTCGTAGCAAAGGCGAATCAAGCCTCTTCAGCCGCGACCAGGTTGACTACATGGACGTTTCTACCCAGCAGATCGTATCCGTTGGTGCTTCACTGATTCCATTCCTGGAACACGATGACGCCAACCGTGCATTGATGGGTGCGAACATGCAACGTCAGGCAGTTCCAACTCTGCGTGCTGATAAGCCGCTGGTAGGTACTGGTATGGAACGTGCTGTTGCGGTTGACTCCGGTGTTACTGCCGTTGCCAAACGTGGTGGTACTGTTCAGTACGTGGATGCATCCCGTATCGTTATTCGTGTTAACGAAGAAGAGATGAATCCTGGCGAAGCAGGTATCGACATTTATAACCTGACTAAGTACACCCGTTCTAACCAGAACACCTGCATCAACCAGATGCCGTGTGTGAATCTGGGCGAACCAATCGAGCGCGGCGACGTGCTGGCAGATGGTCCGTCGACAGATCTGGGCGAACTGGCACTGGGTCAGAACATGCGTGTCGCGTTCATGCCTTGGAACGGTTACAACTTCGAAGACTCCATTCTGGTCTCCGAACGTGTTGTGCAGGAAGATCGCTTCACGACCATCCATATCCAGGAACTGGCATGTGTGTCCCGCGACACCAAGTTAGGGCCTGAAGAGATCACCGCTGATATCCCTAACGTGGGTGAAGCTGCGCTCTCCAAACTGGATGAGTCCGGTATCGTGTATATCGGTGCTGAAGTGACCGGTGGTGACATTCTTGTCGGTAAAGTAACGCCTAAAGGCGAAACTCAGCTGACGCCAGAAGAGAAACTGCTGCGTGCGATCTTCGGTGAGAAAGCGTCTGACGTTAAAGACTCTTCTCTGCGTGTACCAAACGGTGTTTCCGGTACGATTATTGACGTGCAAGTCTTCACCCGCGATGGCGTGGAAAAAGATAAACGTGCGTTAGAAATCGAAGAAATGCAGCTGAAGCAGGCTAAGAAAGACCTGACTGAAGAGCTGCAGATTCTGGAAGCAGGTCTGTTTGCACGTATCCAGTCTGCGCTGGTTGCTGGCGGTGTTGAAGCCGATAAGCTGGGCAAATTGCCTCGCGATCGTTGGCTCGAACTGTCATTGACTGACGAAGACAAACAGAATCAGTTGGAACAGCTTGCTGAACAGTACGACGAACTGAAATCCGAGTTTGAGAAAAAACTCGAAGCTAAACGTCGTAAAATCACTCAGGGCGATGACCTGGCACCAGGTGTGCTGAAAATCGTTAAAGTGTATCTGGCCGTTAAGCGTCAGATCCAACCTGGTGATAAAATGGCAGGCCGCCACGGTAACAAAGGTGTTATCTCCAAGATCAACCCGATCGAAGATATGCCTTACGATGAAAACGGGACTCCTGTTGATATCGTACTGAACCCGCTGGGCGTTCCATCACGTATGAACATTGGTCAGATTTTAGAAACCCACCTGGGTATGGCCGCGAAAGGTATTGGTGAAAAAATCAATGCCATGCTTAAGAAACATGAAGAAGTTTCTAAGCTGCGCGAGTTCATCCAGCGTGCCTATGATCTGGGCGACGACGTACGTCAGAAAGTTGATCTGACCACCTTCACCGATGATGAAGTATTGCGTCTGGCTGAAAACCTGAAAAAGGGTATGCCAATTGCAACACCAGTCTTCGACGGTGCGAAAGAGACAGAGATCAAGCAACTGCTTGAAATGGGCGGCGTCCCAACCTCTGGCCAGATCACACTGTTTGACGGCCGTACCGGCGAGCAATTTGAGCGTCAGGTTACCGTCGGCTACATGTACATGCTGAAACTGAACCACCTGGTTGACGATAAGATGCATGCGCGTTCTACCGGTTCTTACAGCCTTGTTACTCAGCAGCCGCTGGGTGGTAAAGCACAGTTCGGTGGTCAGCGCTTCGGTGAGATGGAAGTGTGGGCACTGGAAGCATACGGTGCCGCTTATACCCTGCAGGAAATGCTGACTGTTAAGTCCGATGACGTGAACGGCCGTACCAAGATGTATAAAAACATCGTGGATGGCGATCACCGGATGGAACCAGGCATGCCGGAATCCTTCAACGTATTGTTGAAAGAGATCCGCTCTCTGGGTATCAACATCGAGCTGGAAGACGAGTAA
- the rpoC gene encoding DNA-directed RNA polymerase subunit beta' yields MKDLLKFLKAQTKTEEFDAIKIALASPDMIRSWSFGEVKKPETINYRTFKPERDGLFCARIFGPVKDYECLCGKYKRLKHRGVICEKCGVEVTQTKVRRERMGHIELASPTAHIWFLKSLPSRIGLLLDMPLRDIERVLYFESYVVIEGGMTNLEKRQILTEEQYLDALEEFGDEFDAKMGAEAIQALLKNMDLEAECEQLREELNETNSETKRKKLTKRIKLLEAFVQSGNKPEWMILTVLPVLPPDLRPLVPLDGGRFATSDLNDLYRRVINRNNRLKRLLDLAAPDIIVRNEKRMLQEAVDALLDNGRRGRAITGSNKRPLKSLADMIKGKQGRFRQNLLGKRVDYSGRSVITVGPYLRLHQCGLPKKMALELFKPFIYGKLELRGLATTIKAAKKMVEREEAVVWDILDEVIREHPVLLNRAPTLHRLGIQAFEPVLIEGKAIQLHPLVCAAYNADFDGDQMAVHVPLTLEAQLEARALMMSTNNILSPANGEPIIVPSQDVVLGLYYMTRDCVNAKGEGMVLTGPKEAERIYRGGLASLHARVKVRITEEIKNTEGEVTHKTSIIDTTVGRAILWMIVPKGLPFSIVNQPLGKKAISKMLNTCYRILGLKPTVIFADQIMYTGFAYAARSGASVGIDDMVIPAKKAEIIEEAETEVAEIQEQFQSGLVTAGERYNKVIDIWAAANERVAKAMMENLSVEDVVNRDGVVEQQVSFNSIFMMADSGARGSAAQIRQLAGMRGLMAKPDGSIIETPITANFREGLNVLQYFISTHGARKGLADTALKTANSGYLTRRLVDVAQDLVVTEDDCGTHEGIMMTPVIEGGDVKEPLRERVLGRVTAEDILKPGTADILVPRNTLLHEKTCDLLEENSVDSVKVRSVVSCETDFGVCANCYGRDLARGHIINKGEAIGVIAAQSIGEPGTQLTMRTFHIGGAASRAAAESSIQVKNTGTIKLSNHKHVSNSNGKLVITSRNTELKLIDEFGRTKESYKVPYGSVMGKGDGASVNGGETVANWDPHTMPVISEVSGFIRFADMVDTQTITRQTDDLTGLSSLVVLDSAERTGSGKDLRPALKIVDAKGDDVLIPGTDMPAQYFLPGKAIVQLEDGTQIHSGDTLARIPQESGGTKDITGGLPRVADLFEARRPKEPAILAEISGIISFGKETKGKRRLVISPLDGSDAYEEMIPKWRQLNVFEGEIVERGDVVSDGPESPHDILRLRGVHAVTRYITNEVQEVYRLQGVKINDKHIEVIVRQMLRKGTIVSAGGTDFLEGEQAEMSRVKIANRKLEAEGKITATFSRDLLGITKASLATESFISAASFQETTRVLTEAAVAGKRDELRGLKENVIVGRLIPAGTGYSYHQERARRKAQGEVPVVPQVSADEATANLAELLNAGFGNSNDE; encoded by the coding sequence GTGAAAGACTTACTAAAGTTTCTGAAAGCGCAAACTAAAACCGAAGAGTTTGATGCGATCAAAATTGCTCTGGCATCGCCAGACATGATCCGTTCTTGGTCTTTTGGTGAAGTTAAGAAGCCAGAAACCATTAACTACCGTACGTTCAAACCAGAACGTGACGGCCTTTTCTGCGCCCGTATTTTCGGACCAGTAAAAGACTACGAATGCCTGTGCGGTAAGTACAAGCGTTTAAAACATCGCGGCGTGATCTGCGAGAAGTGCGGCGTTGAAGTGACCCAGACTAAAGTACGCCGTGAGCGTATGGGCCACATCGAACTGGCTTCCCCGACTGCACATATCTGGTTCCTGAAATCGCTGCCATCGCGCATCGGTTTGCTGTTGGATATGCCACTGCGTGACATCGAACGTGTTCTGTACTTCGAATCCTATGTGGTTATCGAAGGCGGCATGACTAACCTCGAAAAACGCCAGATCCTGACTGAAGAGCAGTATCTGGATGCGTTGGAAGAGTTTGGTGATGAATTCGACGCGAAGATGGGTGCAGAAGCTATCCAGGCCCTGTTGAAAAACATGGATCTGGAAGCAGAGTGCGAGCAACTGCGTGAAGAGTTGAATGAAACCAACTCCGAAACCAAACGTAAAAAGCTGACCAAGCGTATCAAGCTGCTGGAAGCGTTCGTTCAGTCTGGTAACAAACCAGAGTGGATGATCCTGACTGTGCTGCCGGTACTGCCGCCAGACTTGCGTCCATTGGTTCCGTTGGACGGCGGCCGTTTTGCAACGTCGGATCTGAACGATCTGTATCGTCGCGTAATCAACCGTAACAACCGTCTGAAACGCCTGCTGGATCTGGCTGCGCCAGATATCATCGTACGTAACGAAAAACGTATGCTGCAAGAAGCGGTAGATGCTTTGCTGGATAACGGCCGTCGCGGTCGTGCAATTACCGGCTCTAACAAGCGTCCGCTGAAATCTCTGGCAGACATGATTAAAGGTAAACAGGGTCGTTTCCGTCAGAACTTGCTGGGTAAACGTGTCGACTACTCTGGTCGTTCCGTTATCACCGTAGGTCCATACCTGCGTCTGCACCAGTGTGGTCTGCCGAAGAAAATGGCACTGGAACTGTTCAAACCGTTCATCTACGGCAAATTGGAGCTGCGTGGCCTCGCCACCACCATCAAAGCCGCTAAGAAAATGGTTGAGCGTGAAGAAGCTGTCGTTTGGGATATCCTGGACGAAGTTATCCGCGAACACCCGGTACTGCTGAACCGTGCACCAACCCTGCACCGTTTGGGTATCCAGGCGTTTGAACCGGTTCTGATCGAAGGTAAAGCAATTCAGCTGCATCCGCTGGTTTGTGCGGCATATAACGCCGACTTCGATGGTGACCAGATGGCTGTTCACGTACCGCTGACGCTGGAAGCCCAGCTGGAAGCACGTGCGTTGATGATGTCTACCAACAACATCCTGTCACCTGCGAACGGCGAGCCAATCATCGTTCCTTCTCAGGACGTTGTATTGGGTCTGTACTACATGACTCGTGACTGTGTTAACGCCAAAGGCGAAGGCATGGTTCTGACCGGTCCTAAAGAAGCTGAGCGTATTTATCGCGGCGGTCTGGCCTCTCTGCATGCGCGTGTCAAAGTGCGTATTACCGAAGAGATCAAAAATACCGAAGGCGAAGTTACGCACAAGACGTCGATTATCGACACGACTGTAGGTCGCGCCATCCTTTGGATGATCGTACCAAAAGGTCTGCCGTTCTCTATCGTCAACCAGCCTCTGGGTAAAAAAGCTATCTCCAAAATGCTGAACACTTGTTACCGCATTTTGGGCCTGAAGCCGACCGTTATTTTTGCTGACCAGATCATGTACACCGGTTTTGCTTACGCTGCTCGTTCAGGTGCGTCAGTAGGTATCGATGACATGGTAATCCCTGCTAAGAAAGCAGAGATCATCGAAGAAGCAGAAACCGAAGTTGCTGAAATCCAGGAGCAGTTCCAGTCTGGTTTGGTGACCGCGGGCGAACGCTACAACAAAGTGATCGATATCTGGGCTGCAGCGAACGAACGTGTTGCTAAAGCAATGATGGAAAACTTGTCTGTGGAAGACGTCGTCAACCGTGACGGTGTTGTTGAACAGCAGGTTTCCTTCAACAGTATCTTTATGATGGCCGACTCCGGTGCGCGTGGTTCAGCAGCACAGATTCGTCAGCTGGCCGGTATGCGTGGCCTGATGGCTAAGCCGGATGGTTCCATCATTGAAACGCCAATCACAGCGAACTTCCGTGAAGGTCTGAACGTACTCCAGTACTTCATCTCCACTCACGGTGCGCGTAAAGGCTTGGCGGATACCGCACTGAAAACGGCTAACTCCGGTTATCTGACCCGTCGTCTGGTTGACGTGGCGCAGGATCTGGTTGTGACCGAAGACGACTGTGGAACTCACGAAGGCATCATGATGACTCCGGTCATCGAAGGTGGCGACGTTAAAGAACCACTGCGTGAACGTGTACTGGGTCGTGTGACTGCAGAAGATATCCTCAAGCCGGGTACGGCGGATATCCTGGTTCCACGTAACACCCTGCTTCATGAGAAGACGTGTGATCTGTTAGAAGAGAACTCCGTCGACAGCGTGAAAGTACGTTCAGTCGTAAGTTGCGAAACTGACTTTGGTGTGTGTGCAAACTGCTACGGTCGCGACCTGGCACGTGGTCACATCATCAACAAAGGTGAAGCGATCGGTGTTATTGCAGCACAGTCCATCGGTGAGCCGGGTACCCAGCTGACGATGCGTACGTTCCACATCGGTGGTGCGGCATCTCGTGCGGCAGCAGAATCAAGTATTCAGGTTAAGAACACTGGTACGATTAAACTGAGCAACCACAAGCATGTTAGCAACTCTAACGGCAAACTGGTTATCACGTCGCGTAACACTGAGCTGAAATTGATCGACGAATTCGGTCGTACCAAAGAAAGCTATAAAGTGCCTTACGGTTCCGTGATGGGCAAAGGTGATGGCGCATCTGTTAACGGCGGCGAGACCGTAGCTAACTGGGATCCACATACAATGCCAGTTATCAGTGAAGTGAGTGGTTTCATTCGCTTTGCCGATATGGTTGATACTCAGACCATTACACGTCAGACAGATGACCTGACCGGTTTGTCTTCTCTGGTGGTTCTGGATTCTGCAGAGCGTACTGGTAGCGGTAAAGACCTGCGTCCGGCACTGAAAATCGTTGATGCTAAAGGCGACGACGTATTGATCCCAGGTACAGATATGCCTGCTCAATACTTCCTGCCAGGTAAAGCGATTGTTCAGCTGGAAGATGGTACGCAGATCCACTCTGGTGACACCCTGGCGCGTATTCCTCAGGAATCCGGCGGTACCAAGGACATCACCGGTGGTCTGCCACGCGTTGCTGACCTGTTCGAAGCACGTCGTCCGAAAGAGCCTGCAATCCTTGCTGAAATCAGCGGGATCATCTCCTTCGGTAAAGAAACCAAAGGCAAACGTCGTCTGGTAATTTCTCCGTTGGATGGCAGCGATGCTTACGAAGAAATGATCCCTAAATGGCGCCAGCTGAACGTGTTCGAAGGCGAAATTGTGGAACGTGGTGACGTCGTATCCGACGGCCCTGAGTCTCCGCACGACATTCTGCGTCTTCGTGGTGTTCATGCGGTTACCCGCTACATCACCAACGAAGTGCAGGAAGTTTACCGTCTGCAAGGCGTTAAGATTAACGATAAACACATCGAAGTTATCGTTCGTCAGATGTTGCGTAAAGGCACCATCGTTAGCGCTGGTGGCACAGACTTCCTGGAAGGCGAGCAGGCAGAAATGTCTCGCGTTAAAATCGCTAACCGTAAGTTGGAAGCTGAAGGCAAAATCACGGCAACATTTAGCCGTGACCTGCTCGGTATCACCAAAGCCTCTTTGGCGACCGAATCCTTCATCTCCGCTGCGTCGTTCCAGGAAACCACGCGCGTTCTTACCGAAGCGGCAGTTGCCGGTAAGCGTGATGAACTGCGTGGCCTGAAAGAGAACGTTATCGTGGGTCGTCTGATCCCAGCCGGTACCGGTTACTCTTACCATCAGGAACGTGCTCGTCGTAAAGCTCAGGGCGAAGTACCAGTTGTTCCGCAGGTGAGCGCGGATGAAGCAACGGCTAACCTGGCTGAACTTCTGAACGCAGGTTTCGGTAACAGCAACGACGAGTAA